In Geobacter anodireducens, a genomic segment contains:
- a CDS encoding glycoside hydrolase, which produces MLAPTPFFADRGCHVRIYEEARTLMARGHQVRIVTYHLGRDMAGIPTDRTLRVPWYTKLSAGPSWHKPYLDILLCGTALRAARRLRPDLIHAHLHEGAFFGVFLKKLLGVPLLFDCQGSLTMELADHGFVREGSLLYRFFALLEGWINRSADAIVTSSGPGRTDLVTKWGVPPAKVTALMDGVDTAVFRPHDRTEVRRRLGIAPDVPLAVYLGVLNRYQGIDLLLSAMVILKSQGSPLRLLAMGFPEKGYRQKARDLGIADMVTFTGRIDYGKAPLYLSAGDMAVSPKVSLTEANGKLFNYMACGLPTIAFDTPVNREILGEAGIYARYGDAADLAAHLAGLAGDAAARAERARLARERAEREHSWQARAGILEAVYRRMKRA; this is translated from the coding sequence ATGCTGGCCCCCACGCCGTTTTTCGCCGACCGCGGATGCCACGTCAGGATTTACGAAGAGGCCCGGACGCTCATGGCCCGCGGGCACCAGGTGCGGATCGTCACCTACCACCTGGGGCGGGACATGGCGGGCATCCCCACGGACCGCACCCTGCGCGTCCCCTGGTACACGAAGCTCTCCGCCGGGCCCTCCTGGCACAAGCCCTACCTGGACATCCTCCTCTGCGGCACCGCCCTGCGCGCGGCCCGGCGCCTGCGGCCCGACCTGATCCATGCCCACCTGCATGAAGGGGCGTTCTTCGGCGTGTTCCTGAAAAAACTGCTGGGCGTCCCCCTCCTGTTCGACTGTCAGGGGAGCCTCACCATGGAATTGGCCGACCACGGGTTTGTCCGCGAAGGGTCGCTGCTCTACCGGTTTTTCGCTCTGCTGGAGGGGTGGATCAACCGCAGCGCCGATGCCATCGTGACCAGCTCGGGGCCGGGCCGGACCGATCTCGTCACGAAGTGGGGGGTGCCGCCGGCAAAGGTGACGGCCCTCATGGACGGGGTCGATACCGCGGTGTTCCGCCCCCATGACCGCACGGAGGTGCGCCGCCGGCTCGGCATCGCGCCGGACGTGCCGCTGGCGGTCTATCTGGGGGTGCTGAACCGCTACCAGGGGATCGACCTTCTCCTCTCGGCCATGGTGATCCTCAAATCCCAGGGCAGCCCGCTTCGGCTTCTGGCCATGGGATTTCCGGAGAAGGGGTATCGGCAGAAGGCGCGCGACCTGGGCATCGCCGACATGGTGACCTTTACGGGGCGGATCGACTACGGCAAGGCGCCCCTCTACCTTTCGGCGGGTGACATGGCCGTGTCGCCCAAGGTGTCCCTGACCGAGGCCAACGGCAAGCTCTTCAACTACATGGCGTGCGGGCTCCCCACCATTGCCTTCGATACGCCGGTGAACCGGGAAATCCTGGGCGAGGCGGGCATTTATGCCCGTTATGGCGACGCGGCGGATCTGGCCGCGCACCTGGCCGGCCTGGCAGGCGATGCGGCCGCTCGGGCCGAGCGTGCCCGCCTGGCGCGGGAACGGGCCGAGCGCGAACATTCCTGGCAGGCTCGGGCCGGCATCCTCGAAGCGGTCTACCGCCGGATGAAGCGCGCATAA
- a CDS encoding transcriptional regulator, with product MNDLREKDESYRSFLLLSAISSEEPLSQREIARQVGIALGLVNSYLKHLVDKGFVRIKSFPRNRYAYLLTPRGLAEKSRLAYEHLSSFTTLFRVARQDYLALFRALRAQGIGRVAFCGVDEVAEIAYLSLREVGLELALVMDQAADGREFFGKPVVSIPHGLLAGNHHIVITTFKRREALREELLQRGAAPELLHQAGEPAGEIQSIREEHP from the coding sequence ATGAACGACCTTCGCGAAAAGGATGAATCCTATCGCTCCTTTCTGCTCCTGTCGGCCATCTCGTCGGAGGAGCCCCTGTCCCAGCGCGAAATCGCCCGCCAGGTCGGCATCGCCCTCGGGCTCGTCAACTCCTACCTGAAACACCTCGTGGACAAGGGGTTTGTGCGGATCAAGTCCTTTCCCCGGAACCGCTACGCCTATCTCCTCACCCCGCGGGGGCTTGCCGAAAAAAGCCGCCTTGCCTATGAACACCTGAGCTCGTTCACGACCCTCTTCCGCGTTGCCCGCCAGGATTATCTCGCCCTGTTCCGGGCGCTCAGGGCTCAGGGAATCGGGCGGGTGGCCTTCTGCGGCGTGGACGAGGTGGCGGAGATCGCCTACCTGTCGCTGCGGGAGGTGGGACTGGAGCTGGCCCTGGTCATGGACCAGGCGGCCGACGGCCGCGAGTTTTTCGGCAAGCCCGTGGTGTCCATTCCCCATGGGCTCCTGGCGGGCAACCACCATATCGTCATCACCACGTTCAAGCGCCGGGAGGCCCTGCGGGAAGAGCTCCTGCAGCGGGGCGCGGCCCCGGAGCTTCTGCACCAGGCCGGCGAACCGGCCGGCGAAATTCAGTCAATTAGGGAGGAACATCCGTGA
- a CDS encoding GDP-mannose 4,6-dehydratase: MKRALITGISGQDGSYLAELLLGKGYEVHGVIRRSSSFNTGRIDHLYRDPHEPDVRLFLHYGDLNDASSINRVLREVRPDEIYNLGAQSHVRVSFDVPEYTGEIDALGTVRLLEGIRETGLNTRFYQASSSELYGKVVETPQKETTPFYPRSPYACAKAYAYYITLNYRESYGMYACNGILFNHESPRRGETFVTRKITRAAGRIKTGLQDRLYLGNLDAKRDWGFAGDYVEAMWLMLQQQEADDFVVATGETWSVREFAERVFARLGMPLEWQGKGVHEKGIDANSGKIVIEIDPRYFRPAEVDLLLGDSAKARRQLGWQPRVDFQGLVDMMTDADLALAEREKRADG, translated from the coding sequence GTGAAGCGCGCACTCATAACCGGCATTTCAGGCCAGGACGGCTCGTACCTGGCGGAACTGCTCCTTGGCAAGGGATACGAGGTCCACGGCGTCATCCGGCGTTCGTCATCGTTCAATACCGGGCGGATCGACCACCTCTACCGGGACCCCCACGAGCCCGACGTGCGGCTTTTTCTCCACTACGGCGACCTGAACGACGCCAGTTCCATCAACCGGGTCCTGCGCGAGGTGCGACCCGACGAGATTTACAACCTGGGCGCCCAGAGCCATGTCCGGGTTTCCTTCGATGTCCCCGAGTACACGGGGGAGATCGATGCCCTCGGCACTGTGCGGTTGCTGGAAGGCATTCGCGAGACCGGGCTGAACACGAGATTCTATCAGGCATCGTCCTCAGAGCTGTACGGCAAGGTTGTGGAGACGCCCCAGAAGGAAACCACCCCCTTCTATCCCCGCTCACCCTATGCCTGCGCCAAGGCCTACGCCTACTATATCACCCTCAACTATCGCGAGAGTTACGGCATGTACGCCTGTAACGGCATCCTGTTCAACCACGAGTCGCCGCGCCGCGGCGAGACGTTCGTCACCCGGAAGATCACCCGGGCTGCCGGCCGGATCAAGACGGGTCTTCAGGATCGGCTCTATCTCGGGAATCTGGATGCCAAGCGCGACTGGGGCTTTGCCGGGGACTACGTGGAAGCCATGTGGCTCATGCTCCAGCAGCAGGAAGCCGACGACTTCGTGGTGGCCACGGGCGAGACCTGGTCGGTGCGGGAGTTCGCCGAGCGGGTCTTCGCACGGCTCGGCATGCCCCTGGAGTGGCAGGGGAAAGGGGTGCACGAGAAGGGAATCGACGCGAACAGCGGGAAGATCGTGATCGAGATCGACCCCCGCTATTTCCGGCCGGCGGAGGTGGACCTGCTGCTGGGCGATTCTGCCAAGGCCCGGCGCCAGCTCGGCTGGCAGCCCCGGGTGGACTTCCAGGGGCTCGTGGACATGATGACCGATGCGGACCTGGCATTGGCCGAGCGGGAGAAGCGGGCCGATGGATAG
- a CDS encoding SAM-dependent methyltransferase, with protein MIPVPVKNIARFLMHRRAWRFVSFDYCPVCDTRSMIVYSRELEQWLADLTASWEAGEDFKHMLAMRENFLCVTCMANSRMRMLARTVLDLCGHATSGDLARRLRSDPQFSVYETAAYNIFRIDALKACPRYVVSEYLAPDRFGETIGGVRNESLECLTFPDNSFDVVINSDVLEHVADLHKSLEEVRRVLKPGGYHVLTVPVDYSLEHTVERARMGQGGIEYLRSPVMHGDTVRNTGVLVFRDFGRDAASCLSREGFPCLEMQLPGRHGEIASVFIGKKAA; from the coding sequence GTGATCCCCGTTCCGGTGAAAAACATCGCCCGGTTCCTGATGCACCGGAGAGCGTGGCGGTTCGTTTCGTTCGACTACTGCCCCGTCTGCGACACCCGGAGCATGATCGTCTATTCGCGCGAACTCGAACAGTGGCTGGCCGACCTTACCGCGTCGTGGGAGGCCGGGGAAGACTTCAAGCACATGCTCGCCATGAGGGAGAATTTCCTCTGCGTCACCTGCATGGCCAATTCCAGGATGAGGATGCTGGCCCGGACCGTGCTCGATCTGTGCGGCCACGCCACGAGCGGCGACCTGGCGCGCAGGCTCCGCTCCGACCCACAGTTTTCGGTCTACGAAACAGCGGCATACAACATCTTTCGCATCGACGCCCTGAAGGCATGCCCGCGCTACGTGGTTTCGGAGTATCTCGCGCCCGACCGGTTCGGCGAAACCATCGGCGGCGTGCGGAACGAATCCCTCGAGTGCCTGACCTTTCCCGACAACAGTTTCGATGTGGTTATCAACAGTGACGTGCTTGAGCATGTGGCGGATCTCCATAAGTCGCTCGAAGAAGTCCGCAGGGTGCTGAAACCCGGTGGTTATCACGTCCTGACGGTACCGGTCGACTATTCCCTGGAGCACACTGTCGAGAGAGCCCGCATGGGGCAGGGAGGCATCGAGTATCTCAGGTCGCCGGTCATGCACGGCGATACGGTGCGGAACACCGGCGTGCTCGTATTCAGGGATTTCGGCAGGGATGCCGCCTCCTGTCTGAGCCGCGAAGGGTTCCCGTGCCTGGAAATGCAACTCCCCGGCCGGCACGGAGAGATCGCCTCCGTGTTTATCGGTAAAAAGGCAGCATGA
- a CDS encoding sugar transporter, with product MDGKLTFRAVAEAVALLLGAASMIYMSRVVGPEYVGFSAATSAVLLLLARFADGGLTALSSQRLARDDDTLGSLLALTVPPKIALSCAVIAATLLVARLAGIDPRLAYFLSTAVFLIFFEVFSPAWVFVALGEINTASFIRVAQSSIYALVVFAFIRAPLDWQKLPYIMVLNSALGCVLALLFLGRRRVLSLDRRQFGPAYGRKIRQAFAESRHFLKADLSLYVFTTSDRLILYYFATPHAVGIYEAAYKIINPFYAISSIVTPTMFRPLAQSFKQGTPAAVLSRFTFLMLVGTVPLGFFLLLFSDSIIMTLYGPSFSESIACLQVLGFAISLGYAAGAIVLPFSAWNMAREYGATMTYGNIFNVLLNVALIPSLGGVGAALSTVAAKLAVALAAYRHFRNVTDYPILSDLLLFAVMACAPLLLVLALGLAVENAVILMAVYAASYAALVLVLVRTRYSRLWKDAV from the coding sequence ATGGACGGCAAGCTTACGTTTCGGGCGGTTGCCGAAGCAGTCGCCCTTCTGCTGGGCGCGGCGAGCATGATCTATATGAGCCGGGTCGTGGGTCCGGAGTACGTCGGTTTCAGCGCTGCGACGAGTGCGGTACTGCTCCTTCTGGCCCGGTTCGCCGACGGCGGCCTGACAGCGCTTTCTTCGCAGCGGCTTGCCCGCGACGACGATACCCTGGGCTCCCTCCTCGCGTTGACTGTTCCGCCGAAGATCGCTCTCTCGTGCGCGGTGATCGCCGCAACGCTGCTGGTGGCCAGGCTCGCCGGGATCGATCCGCGTCTGGCGTACTTCCTGTCAACGGCCGTCTTTCTCATCTTCTTCGAAGTGTTCTCTCCGGCCTGGGTCTTCGTGGCACTGGGAGAGATCAACACGGCGTCTTTTATCCGGGTCGCCCAAAGCTCCATCTATGCCCTGGTCGTGTTTGCGTTCATACGGGCGCCCCTCGACTGGCAGAAGCTGCCGTACATCATGGTGCTGAACTCGGCATTGGGCTGCGTGCTCGCACTGCTGTTCCTCGGCCGGCGCAGGGTGCTTTCGCTGGACCGGCGACAGTTCGGCCCAGCCTATGGCCGGAAGATCCGCCAGGCGTTCGCGGAGAGCCGTCACTTTCTCAAAGCGGATCTCTCCCTGTACGTGTTCACCACGTCAGACCGGCTGATCCTGTATTACTTCGCCACTCCCCATGCGGTCGGCATCTATGAGGCGGCGTACAAGATCATCAATCCGTTCTATGCCATCAGCTCCATCGTTACGCCGACGATGTTCCGGCCGCTTGCCCAATCGTTCAAACAGGGGACACCGGCCGCGGTACTTTCGCGCTTCACCTTTTTGATGCTTGTTGGTACGGTCCCCCTGGGATTTTTCCTGCTCCTGTTTTCGGATAGCATCATCATGACCCTGTACGGCCCTTCGTTCAGCGAAAGCATCGCCTGTTTGCAGGTGCTCGGCTTCGCCATTTCGCTCGGCTATGCGGCAGGGGCGATCGTGCTGCCGTTTTCGGCCTGGAATATGGCTCGGGAGTACGGGGCAACCATGACATACGGCAACATTTTCAATGTGCTGCTCAATGTCGCGCTCATCCCTTCCCTGGGGGGCGTGGGGGCGGCACTGTCGACCGTGGCGGCCAAGCTGGCGGTTGCCCTGGCCGCGTACCGTCATTTCAGGAACGTGACCGATTATCCGATACTCTCCGACCTGCTGCTGTTTGCGGTCATGGCGTGCGCCCCTCTGCTTCTCGTGCTGGCACTCGGTCTGGCCGTTGAAAACGCCGTGATCCTGATGGCGGTCTATGCCGCTTCATATGCGGCTCTCGTTCTGGTGCTGGTACGAACCCGTTACTCTCGTCTCTGGAAGGATGCAGTTTGA
- a CDS encoding SAM-dependent methyltransferase has product MTITDDFIAKSKYSDLGRYCVTAFVKSVADGLAPGSSLLDAGAGECAYKGLFRHCDYKAADMAIGDSTWNYDHLDYKAPLDNLPIPDASFDAVLCTQVLEHLQKPLECVKEMHRVLKPGGRLFLTVPMAQDEHQTPHDYFRYTSYGLKYLCTAAGFSEVSVVPMGGMFLRWAYELPRALRMFPKARNSGASGIRLAGVLLYPLRVALGLVIPVCQAMLLFLDRFDTVRNDPWGWELTARK; this is encoded by the coding sequence ATGACTATTACCGATGACTTCATCGCCAAATCAAAGTACTCCGATCTGGGCCGCTACTGCGTTACGGCATTCGTCAAATCGGTCGCTGACGGGCTTGCGCCGGGAAGCAGTCTGCTGGATGCCGGCGCGGGGGAATGCGCCTACAAGGGGCTCTTCCGCCACTGCGACTACAAGGCGGCTGATATGGCAATAGGCGACAGCACGTGGAATTACGACCACCTGGACTATAAGGCCCCCCTCGACAATCTGCCGATTCCGGACGCCAGCTTCGACGCCGTGCTGTGCACCCAGGTTCTTGAGCACCTGCAGAAGCCCCTTGAATGCGTCAAGGAGATGCACCGCGTCCTGAAGCCGGGCGGCCGCCTTTTCCTGACGGTGCCCATGGCGCAGGACGAACATCAGACCCCGCACGATTACTTCAGGTATACCTCGTACGGGCTCAAGTACCTCTGCACGGCGGCGGGATTCAGCGAGGTGAGCGTTGTCCCCATGGGCGGGATGTTCCTGCGGTGGGCCTACGAACTGCCCAGGGCGCTGCGCATGTTCCCCAAGGCACGGAATAGCGGGGCATCCGGAATCCGTCTCGCCGGCGTGCTTCTCTATCCTCTCCGCGTCGCGCTGGGCCTGGTGATTCCCGTCTGCCAGGCCATGCTTCTTTTTCTCGACCGTTTCGACACCGTCCGGAACGACCCGTGGGGCTGGGAGCTGACGGCTCGCAAATGA
- a CDS encoding glycosyl transferase has product MREIPLVSVALATYNGERYLRRQLDSVLAQTYRNIEIVVSDDCSRDGTVAILEEYRRAHGITFRVNERNLGFVRNFERALAGCSGEFIALSDQDDIWLPEKIETLVREIGPHSLIYTDALLIDGDDQPLPGSLVEVSGVRPVSGTCFEYFVCNNCVTGCTAMLRRDLLATALPIPEEETYHDWWLAVAASRRNGVVYHAAKLTKYRQHAHNYTGANVRAGLPTRIAAHLMGKTAAEKRGYYELLAGRARRYREMADRLNLTPAEWSFLEEVGAYAESLLSGGNRMKAFALALKHRDTLFPAAGRVEKLLFVFSKLIAARAI; this is encoded by the coding sequence ATGCGCGAGATTCCGCTTGTGTCCGTCGCCCTGGCGACCTATAACGGCGAACGCTATCTCAGGCGCCAGCTTGACTCGGTTCTGGCGCAGACCTATCGCAACATCGAGATCGTCGTCTCCGACGACTGTTCGCGCGATGGAACGGTTGCCATTCTGGAGGAGTACCGCCGGGCGCACGGCATAACCTTCCGGGTGAATGAACGCAATCTCGGCTTTGTGAGGAATTTCGAGCGGGCCCTTGCCGGTTGCAGCGGGGAGTTCATAGCGCTTTCCGACCAGGACGACATCTGGCTCCCCGAAAAGATCGAGACCCTGGTGCGGGAGATCGGCCCGCACTCTCTGATATATACCGACGCGCTCCTGATCGACGGGGACGACCAGCCGTTGCCCGGCTCACTGGTGGAGGTTTCCGGGGTAAGGCCGGTCAGCGGCACCTGCTTCGAATACTTTGTCTGCAACAATTGCGTCACCGGGTGCACGGCCATGCTCAGGCGTGATCTCCTGGCAACCGCGCTGCCGATCCCCGAAGAGGAAACCTACCACGACTGGTGGCTCGCGGTCGCGGCCTCGCGCCGCAACGGGGTCGTTTATCATGCCGCGAAGCTGACGAAGTATCGGCAGCATGCGCACAATTATACCGGCGCAAACGTGAGGGCGGGGCTGCCGACGCGGATCGCCGCCCACCTCATGGGCAAAACCGCGGCGGAAAAACGCGGATACTATGAGCTGCTTGCCGGCAGGGCGCGTCGCTATCGTGAAATGGCCGACAGGTTGAACCTGACCCCGGCGGAATGGTCGTTTCTGGAAGAGGTCGGCGCATATGCGGAATCTCTTCTTTCCGGCGGCAACAGGATGAAAGCATTCGCTCTGGCACTGAAGCACAGGGATACGCTTTTCCCCGCCGCCGGGAGGGTGGAGAAACTCTTGTTCGTCTTCAGCAAGCTCATTGCCGCCCGGGCAATCTGA
- a CDS encoding glycosyl transferase, with product MKGDRLADIRTAGVVVLYRPDSSVLDAVASYRHQVHELIVVDNSEEQDHELHSRLRDRFGATIVGEGRNLGIAAALNRAAREALAEGFDLLLTMDQDSRAEPGMVEQMLACLGSDWRDRVGIVAPFHLTGARPAPGGTTPCSDVMTPMTSGCLVNLAAFRETGPFRDDFFIDFVDNEYCLRLRKKGFQVIRANRALLHHRVGDLRRYGPFVATHHSPLRRYYKTRNRCAVFAEYLRDFPAHCLFDLVRLGKEVASILIFEREKTAKLRMMWRGFLDFRRGRFGPYGG from the coding sequence ATGAAAGGTGATCGGCTGGCTGACATCAGAACGGCCGGGGTGGTCGTTCTCTACCGGCCCGACAGCTCTGTCCTGGATGCTGTCGCGAGTTACCGGCATCAGGTGCATGAACTGATCGTGGTCGACAACTCCGAAGAGCAGGACCATGAACTCCATTCCCGACTGCGGGACAGGTTCGGCGCGACCATTGTCGGCGAAGGCCGGAACCTCGGCATTGCCGCCGCGCTGAACCGGGCGGCCAGGGAGGCTCTGGCTGAAGGCTTCGACCTCCTCCTGACCATGGATCAGGACAGCCGCGCCGAACCCGGAATGGTCGAGCAGATGCTGGCGTGCCTCGGCAGCGACTGGCGCGACCGGGTGGGGATCGTGGCCCCCTTCCACCTGACCGGCGCCCGGCCGGCGCCCGGCGGAACAACCCCGTGCAGCGACGTCATGACTCCCATGACATCGGGCTGCCTGGTGAATCTCGCCGCATTCCGGGAGACCGGACCGTTCCGCGACGACTTTTTCATCGATTTTGTGGACAACGAATACTGCCTCCGCCTGCGGAAAAAGGGCTTTCAGGTCATTCGCGCCAACCGGGCGCTGCTCCATCACCGGGTCGGCGACCTGCGGCGCTACGGGCCGTTCGTGGCCACGCACCACTCGCCACTGCGCCGCTACTACAAGACCCGCAACCGCTGCGCGGTCTTTGCCGAATACCTGCGGGATTTCCCGGCCCATTGCCTTTTCGACCTGGTGCGGCTCGGCAAGGAGGTGGCGAGTATCCTCATCTTCGAGCGGGAAAAGACGGCCAAGCTGCGCATGATGTGGCGGGGATTCCTTGATTTCCGACGCGGCAGGTTCGGGCCCTATGGGGGATAG
- a CDS encoding glycosyltransferase WbuB, protein MKIVFLAPFGIRPKGTVVARMVPLAAELQALGHRVTIIAPPYTNPEDSGRTEDIRGVRLRNIRLAPGGAALSAPVMVWRMYRAAREEEPDLIHLFKPKGYGGLAAMLHLLTASRRAPLFLDTDDWEGRGGMNALHDYSRAQRLLFAFQEEWLPPRARGVTVASRELEARMAAMGVAPERLLYLPNCVDDQPPGNGAQVRARLGIAGNAPVVLLYTRFFEFSQDDLHRIFAGLFRKVPGIRFLVVGKGRNREEELLAAAARAQGFADSLHIAGWVEPDELPHWFAAGDVALYPFADTLVNRAKCPAKLTELMRAGVPVVADRVGQIAEYAEDGISGILCRPGAPDEMIARTAGLLADPVRRRAVGAAGRERILSRFNWRDAAARLDAFYDNLTRRRNLT, encoded by the coding sequence ATGAAGATTGTCTTCCTGGCACCCTTCGGCATCCGTCCCAAGGGAACGGTTGTGGCCCGTATGGTCCCCCTGGCGGCGGAGCTCCAGGCGCTCGGCCACCGGGTCACGATCATCGCCCCGCCGTACACCAATCCCGAAGATTCGGGGCGCACAGAGGATATCCGGGGGGTGCGGCTGCGGAATATCCGGCTGGCTCCTGGCGGGGCTGCCCTGTCGGCGCCGGTCATGGTCTGGCGCATGTACCGGGCCGCACGGGAGGAAGAGCCGGATCTGATCCATCTGTTCAAGCCCAAGGGGTATGGCGGGCTTGCCGCCATGCTCCACCTGCTGACTGCGTCCCGGCGTGCGCCGCTGTTCCTCGATACGGACGATTGGGAAGGCCGGGGGGGCATGAACGCCCTCCATGACTACTCCCGGGCCCAGCGTCTCCTGTTTGCGTTCCAGGAAGAGTGGCTGCCGCCCCGCGCCAGGGGGGTGACTGTGGCGAGCCGCGAGCTGGAGGCGCGCATGGCAGCCATGGGGGTAGCGCCGGAACGGCTGCTCTACCTGCCCAACTGCGTCGATGACCAGCCGCCGGGCAACGGCGCGCAGGTGAGGGCACGCCTCGGCATCGCCGGCAACGCACCGGTGGTCCTGCTCTATACCCGTTTTTTCGAGTTCAGCCAGGACGATCTGCACCGGATCTTTGCCGGGCTTTTCCGCAAGGTACCCGGCATCCGGTTCCTGGTGGTGGGAAAGGGGCGGAACCGGGAGGAGGAACTGCTGGCTGCCGCTGCGCGGGCGCAGGGTTTTGCCGATTCCCTCCATATCGCCGGCTGGGTGGAGCCCGATGAGCTGCCCCACTGGTTCGCCGCCGGCGACGTGGCTCTCTATCCCTTCGCGGATACCCTGGTGAATCGCGCCAAATGCCCCGCCAAGCTGACGGAGTTGATGCGCGCCGGCGTGCCGGTGGTGGCCGACCGGGTGGGACAGATCGCCGAATACGCGGAGGATGGCATCTCCGGCATCCTCTGCCGCCCCGGTGCCCCCGACGAGATGATCGCGCGGACCGCCGGGCTCCTGGCCGACCCGGTCCGGCGCCGGGCCGTGGGCGCTGCCGGACGCGAGAGAATCCTGTCCCGCTTTAACTGGCGCGACGCCGCAGCGCGGCTCGACGCTTTCTACGACAACCTGACGAGGAGACGGAACCTGACGTGA
- a CDS encoding SAM-dependent methyltransferase has translation MSGAPEEGTETLDELRAYDLKILQQRDGYRFSLDPLLLCAFSCLTEGGRGIDLGTGSGIIPLVLARRCPGSTFVGVEFQERMAQLAEHNVHLNGLAERIAILREDVLGLRRRFPVSSFDLVLSNPPYRRRGTGKISPRAGRDDARHESTATLADFLESAKYLVKTTGRICFIYHPARLPELMAHAARLKLACLRLRLVHGTRTAPARMAMVEFAKGRRGDLEVLPPLVVRNDDYTYSAEVAELLGEYGPEGGYSTSEQ, from the coding sequence ATGAGTGGCGCTCCGGAGGAAGGGACGGAAACCCTGGATGAGCTCCGGGCTTACGATCTCAAGATTCTCCAGCAACGGGACGGTTACCGCTTTTCCCTCGATCCCCTGCTCCTGTGCGCGTTTTCCTGTCTGACAGAGGGGGGACGGGGAATCGACCTGGGGACTGGCAGCGGCATAATCCCCCTTGTGCTTGCCCGCCGCTGTCCGGGGAGCACCTTTGTTGGGGTCGAGTTCCAGGAAAGAATGGCGCAGCTCGCCGAGCATAACGTTCATCTCAACGGCCTTGCCGAAAGGATCGCCATCCTGCGGGAAGACGTGCTCGGTCTCCGTCGGCGCTTTCCCGTGTCATCCTTTGATCTGGTACTGTCCAACCCTCCCTACCGCAGGAGGGGGACCGGAAAGATAAGCCCACGGGCCGGTCGGGACGATGCCCGCCACGAATCGACCGCAACCCTGGCCGATTTTCTCGAAAGCGCCAAATATCTCGTAAAAACCACGGGCCGGATCTGCTTCATCTATCACCCGGCCCGCCTCCCCGAGCTCATGGCCCACGCCGCACGCCTCAAGCTCGCCTGTCTGCGCCTTCGGCTCGTACACGGCACCCGCACCGCGCCGGCGCGCATGGCCATGGTGGAGTTCGCCAAGGGGCGCCGGGGCGACCTTGAGGTCCTGCCGCCCCTTGTTGTGCGAAACGATGACTATACCTACTCGGCAGAAGTTGCGGAACTGCTGGGGGAATACGGTCCGGAAGGGGGTTACTCCACGTCGGAGCAATAG